Below is a genomic region from Cloeon dipterum chromosome 2, ieCloDipt1.1, whole genome shotgun sequence.
aatattagagCTTTGAGAATAATTTCTCAGTTTCAACAAACATCCTCTCATCTGCGccatttaacatttaaaggAGGTGGCGCAATTTACATGACAAAAGATGACGAAGTTTTCGGCTTTGGGAAAAACCTAACAGGATTTCTTGGTACTGGCGACAAGCAATCACGCACAGagcacacaaaaattgaacaattgtGCGGACAAAATATTCAAGGTGAAGCTATATTAATGACTATATTTgatgcaaattgcaaaaattaaacgctTTATGTTTTTCTTCAGATTTGCAATTTCCATACTCAACGTTTTTTGCGATTTCTGCTACCGGCTCAGTTTACGCCtggggaaaaaatgaaaatggccAGCTTGGACTGGGTACGAAAAAAGAAACCTTGATCCCAACCAAAATAGAAGGAATTTTGGCAACAAAAAGAGTTGTCCAAGTGGCCTGCAGCGATTTCCATACTCTGGTTTTAACCTCGGATAGAgaggtttaaataaaataagtgcCATTAGAATTAATTCCAAATACCACGCTCTAAAAGGTCTTTTCCTTTGGTCGTAACGATTTCTGGCAGTTGGGACTGGGACACACCGATGACCAAACTCTTCCAATAAAATTGGACTTTCCTGCGGCTGGGGGAGTTGTGACAGCCATCGCTTGTCTTGCTAGATCATCTCTAGCACTCCTAGACTCAGGACAggtgaaaatttatatctatGTTGGGTAAAACAGTCTCCATTATTCAAAACGGCTCTTATTTTATGAGtaaataagattaaaaaaatatttataccatagctgattaattttattattggatCTCTTTTAAGGTATTTGTTTGGGGAAAAAATGACGATGGTATTTTGGGCCATGAAGAAGTACGCGTGCAGGAGGAAAACATTCCTCGCAAAGTGCCAGGATTGGAAGGCAtcacaattacaaaaattgtttgtggcTCAAATCATGCCCTGGCCTTGTCCAACGATGGAAAAGTCTATTCTTGGGGATGGAACGGATCAGGCCAGCTTGGAAATGGAACTGTTAAAAGTTCGCACGAACCAACTTTGGTATCTGGAATTGTTGGCAGGTGAGATAAAAAAGACAAGCATCAAAATATACCTGTATTGAATGAATAACTAATCAGACAATAAttgtttacaatttaataCTCATTTCGTATTTTGCACAGGATTAGAGACGTGGCTTCTAATTTCAATTACAGTGTAAGTGTTGCAATCACAGAAGCAGATGACGTGTTCATTTGGGGTTGGCTCAATGGTGGGAGTTTTACgacttgaaaatattgatttaatcaCATATTATTTATAGGCTGTCAAAATAAGAGGCCGACAAAAACCTCATTCAAATCACTGGATGAAGTATTTGCGAAACTACCAATTTTGGCATTTACATTGCGACCATTACGCCTAAAACTAAATGATGAGCCGATAGTAGAAATGAACACTGCAAACGAATTGCCGGAATGGctcaagaaatatttcgaTGACGCCGtaaagaatattaaatatatttattttataactatATAACAACTGTTTAATCGTCGTGAATAGGATACTGCTGACATTGTTTTCGTTGTCGAGGGAAAGAAAATCCATGCACACAGAACAATTTTGTTAATGCGATGCGCCGTCTTCAAGATAATGTTCCAGGGCAACTGGAAAGAGAGCAACGAAaggtaatattttaacttgcCAATCAACCAAAACTTATGCTTAAATAAGAGAGCAAATCATCGAGCCTCACAGCtacgatttatttttcgccTTCTTGAGATACTTCTACACCAACCAGGTTGATTTGCAGCCAGACATGGCTCTaggtaaataaattgaattgttgtGGTGTTTCTGAAaagattaaatcaaaataaagagCTTTTCGCCTTGGCCCACTTTTATCAAATGCCTGATCTGCAAAAGGAGTgcatgaaaattatcaaaagggGCCTAACCGTGGAAAATGCAGCTTTGATTTATGACAGAGCGATTCTTCTTGCTGCCGAGGtgcctaaatttattttttttaaataagagtCTGAAATGAACACTCATTTACTTTTTAGGAACTCAAGGAGTTCGTTTTGAAGTTCTGCATGGAGCACATGAATGCGGTTGTGAACAGTGATGGCTTCAAGCTCTTGAAGGATGACGTCGTGAAAGATTTCGTCCTTCGTGCTGCGCAGCAAGGagcgtttaaaaaatgattgccTGTTCTTAGAGAAGCATATCATATatacattttgtaaaaactgTTTCacaagcaatttaaaatattaattttcgaattaaaacGTTGGTGTTATGTCTGCGAGGTGGCTTCATGCTCTTATCTGTCTTATCTTTACTCTGCGCCTCCTTGATGAGCAACCATAATTTCAATATCAGAAAAATCACCAccaattctttaatttttcgcagtCATACATCATACATCGCACGTCATTCAAAATTGTGTAATTATGAGAAGGATATTATGCTTatcccaaaataaataaatgaatattccAAATAACAACCATTAATCTGATttacatcaatttaaaaccacACCCTTATCTTATCATCGCTTCTGTGCTCACTCTGGACGATGCACTCATCATGATAATTGACTCACACTTCGGTGCTGTCACgcgtaattttttgtttaattgagCTGGGCTGTTGTGCTTATCTGCgacttgtttttgtttgatgGTTTGATAAATTGGTCTCTATATATTACAtacttttcattcaaaattgacGCCACATAGCGCTGTTTTGCCTCTTTTTCTGCATTCATATTAATAATGTCTTTGAGTCTATTGGACCTTGGACACAATATCGACGTACGTACGACTTAAAAGCTGCTCTTCTTTACACAGGCGTCGCTCTGATAAGCTTATCGCAGCTTAAAGATTTATTCCATCCTTATCTGCCCTTGTCTCCCCTTCAGAACAGTGCAGCTAGATATGATTTTTAGTTTGGATCGAGCTTGCTTTTAGGAATACTTGAACCAGTGGGAAATATTTCGTTCTCTGGAAATGGACAATGAACTGAAGCAGAATTTTACCAAGATCGAtctattcttaaaaatttgaaaaaaataataagaatttAAGGAAGGAGAGAACGTAATATTAGTAGCGGAGAAAGAATTTCGCATTTCGGTACAGGCGAAGCAATTCTACTGTGTGACAGAGCCGAAAAGAATTGCACGGTTCAgtggataaaaaaataaaaagcaattaatttaaaaaaagcaatcaatTGTTTATCTGAGCAACGTTTCTTTTGCTCTCCCACTGTTTAACCCAAGCAGGCACAGTTAACACACGGACGATAAGATAAAATTCGAGCAGTAAATGAGAAAGAAGGtcatctcattgtcagccagccgcgctgtgCTGTGCCGCACCAGACGGAAAATgttgggtcacgtgggcagccgccgtgaatctggctaTTAAGCTGCTCCattgcaggagaaaaaaacgtCTTATTCCGTCGAATACTATCTAACTTcgcgtttaaaatattgtcagcagCTCCAGttgccggtgaaaatggccagccgctGCCGGCAggaaaaaattcggctaatATGCCGGTCCCGACAGTCGCCGCCTTTAATCTCGCGGCTAAATTCTGATTTGCGGGTTAGGTTCAAGGAATGACTCCAGTCGGGGAGGTGGatctattaattattaattcatgaGGGACAGCGCAAACGCTTACTTTTCTTCTCGGACGAGGTTTAAACTTTAAACCACCTTATTGACCGCGGTATGCGCGGCTCTCCCCAACGCAACTTCctgattttataattgaatatttagaaatcaaatataaaacgaGTTTatatcaagaaaaattaaattttattaattaaagaaactgAATGGCTCTCTACTCTGTGCGAAAAAAACTGGATGGCCAGCTATCATTAAAAAAGTacgagggaaaataaaaataacacgttCTACAGCCGCAGGCTTCGGATCTCAGCAGTAATTTAagtccaaaacaaaattcatggcctgcagagaattctgaatcaaAGAATTGTTAAAAACGTTCAGCTTTACCCATTTCTGAGTAAAATTCGTTCACAtcttctttgtttttaaaaattaaattacctgcTATCTAAACTGGATTTATATACTGTCTCAATTGTTCCTTCTGTTTTGAAATAAGGTCGATGATGGCGCTGTTACTCGCCTCCTCTCAGGTAACTCACTGTCTCTGCGATAAATTATGGGTAAATAAGGGGATGaagcagatattttttatacgaaAAATCTGCAGACGACGGATGTTAATAAACGACTGCAAAAGTTCGAAACAGGCAATTTGTCTTACAAACGAGAATGGCGCGTTGCCATTTTCAAAGCccgaattttttttactcaatttcGCGTTAAggagaatgaataaaatgctTGAAGCTTTGCTCGGGAAGTTGGAATAAAAACCGCTGTTGgtttgtggatttttttaacgaggaattaagtgaaattaaatttaaattttaaaaattaacttaagtTCATGTATCTTTATTTATCAACTTAATCGAGACAAGAGAAATGTGTATAGTATGAAGACAATATCTTTTGTGAAATCAGATATTTGGATTAACTGCTATACGCCAACGCTCCCAAATAGGCAGCTCGCAGAAGAAATTTCTTTGCAATATCCTCCTGAAGGTTGTTGAAAGCGTCAGTTTTGGCCACCTCAGAAAAGTGTTTCATGCAAAAACTGAAGCTGAACTCTTCAAGTtcctgaataaaatattaaataattaaataagcgAATGTACAAATCCACCTATAACCTTGAAACCGTATTGCACAGCCGTTTCGTAAATCAAAGCTGCGTGGCCGACCGACGTGTTgcttttcatgaatttttcgcAGATCTCTTGCAGTTCCTCCATTTGATAGAAATTGGCCAAACGAACCAACTCTGCATAGCATCAAGAAGGGAATTATTTGAgacgatttaaattaaattttctaccgAATATTGCCAAGGAGCCTGGCTGCAAGTCAATTTTGTCGtagtagaaaaatttcaagaagtTATAGAACGCAGTGAAGCTGTATTCGTTGATTGTTTGCTCGCTAAAATAGATATatgatgattaatttttaaattaaaaaaatattaaattagacCTTGTGCTACTCTCCTTCCAACTGCCTTTGTACATGCTCCTGAAGTAGGCACATCGCATTGAAAGAATCAGTTTATGAACGTGTATCTTCTTTCCCTCGACAGAAAATACAAAGTCAGCGGACTCCTGCGagcacaataaaattgaaattgtatatacattcataattttcttacGGTGTCGTCGAAAAAGTGGTTTAACCAAGCATTTACAGATGAGCAGGTCTGTTTCTGTTCAGGACGCAAGGCTCGGCATGTGGCTGCTTGCGTTGGGACTTTTGCAAAAACTTCGTCCAGAGATGAAAATGTGGTTTTTGTAGGACTCCTTATAATTGCATctataataaatcatttttcatttggggttagaaataattttaattatttgcgaCTTTGCGAGACACCTTACCTCTGCATTGGCCCCACATGAAAACCACATCCGTCTCAGTAATTGCAGCACAAGGTTTTTTCTCGTAGTAATTAGAAGCAGCAACATCCTTAATCCTGTTACATaccaaacattaaaaattagttataAAACCCGAAAATTATGTGTGTGGCACACCTTCCAATGTTCTCTGCAATCAAGGTCGGGCGGGTGATTAGTTCGAAAGTGGGTCCAGTGCCAACTTCACCGTCGAAGTTACTTCCCCAAGAAAAGAGTTTTCCATCTCGGGACAGAGCCATTGCGTGCCTTGGCCCACAcacaatttttgatatttcttCCAAACCAGGCACTTTGCACGGAATGCTAATCCTCATCTCTTCTAAAGGACCCAGACCCAAAATGTCGTCACTGTTATCTCCCCATGCGAAGACCTAGCGAAACAATTATACTTTATTATCGTCAGTATCAATGCATAATTTTcccaaatgaattttgttaagTAATCCATTCGatgtgtttaaaataatttcgtacCTCTCCCGAATCGAGCAGTGCTATAGACGCGTGCATTTTACACGCAATGGCAGTCACAAATTTACCATTTAGCGGGCCTCCTACTTTCATCAGAGCATATTTGTTTTTGCCATTTCGATTTCCAATACCCAATTGCCGGGATGTGTTTCTCCCGGAAGCGTAGACCTAAGGTATCTCCGAACCGATTAGTACATTCAGTAAGATTTAATTCGAGTTTAATGACCACTCCGTCTGACGTGAGAAGCAAAGTATGTTCAAGGCCGCATGCGACTTGCACAACTCTGCTGCCTTTTAAGTTGCCCGATATTTTTGATGGAAACAAGAATGTGTCTTGTTTTATTCCCAGTCCTAGCTGGCCGCACTCATTCTTGCCCCAAGCGAAGACAGAGCCACTAGCGGTGACTGCAAATAGGCTTGGCGTGTTTCCAGAACCGCTATGTTCCAGATCTTGTggtagaaaatttgtaaatagaaTTTATACTACACAAAATGAGTAAAACCTTTTATTTCTTGCCCGCACAGCATTTCAATCCTCTTGGGTTCTTTAACAGGAAGGGAGTGGCCAGTTGCAAGGCAGCCATTTTGGTTTCTTCCCATGCCGTAGACTTCATCGTGTTTTGTCACAAATATTGCATTGCCGTCTATTACAgagaagaaaggaaaaatattgaccATGAAATTGTTAACTCACGGAAAACGATAGCAAGCTGAATGCTCCGCCTCATTTCTTCTTCGAGAGAACGaaatatttcccatttttcataCGCATCAGACATCTCACTCGATCACGTGTCTCTTCTGCACTGCTGGAGACCAGGAAAATGAgagattttatattaaacCGCAGATTAGATTACGACGGAGCATGACATCAGACCTTATCTTCTTATAAACACGCGATTATCTAATATTAATCTCAAAGGCAAATagattttccttttcactTTGTTATGACGTAGAAACAAAACACCCTCATTGCTGATattgtattaaatattttattaaataaaccaaggagcacaaaacattttaagtgtTCATTCCAAGGGACTTGAAATAGCTCCTGATCTTGCCATCGTTTCGCGGGACGAAATCGAGAGCCGTTTTTCCATAAATGGTGCGGGCGTGAACGTCGACCCCGGCGTGGACGAGCCATCGGCAAAACTCGAGGTCTGCCCTCTGCGCGGCGTGGTGCAGCGGCGTCATTCCGCCCAAACACGACTCTTTGACCAGTTTTTGGTTCCTGTCGTGCAGGAATTTGGCGCTGGGGAGCGTGTTGGACCAGCAGGCGCAGAAGTGCAGCAGGTTTTCGTGTCCGATTTTGAGCTGCGTGTCGGCGCCGAGCCGCAGCAACTCGTCCGCCACCTCGAGGTTGCCGCACACGAGCGCCAGGTGCAGCGGCGTCTCGTCCATTTTGTTCCTGACGTGCACCTTGAATCCGAGCTGCGGAGAAACGAAAAGTTGCACCAGTTGCCGTCCGTGGCGCTGGTTCAGCGCGGCGAA
It encodes:
- the LOC135935909 gene encoding RCC1 and BTB domain-containing protein 1-like, which encodes MKVGGPLNGKFVTAIACKMHASIALLDSGEVFAWGDNSDDILGLGPLEEMRISIPCKVPGLEEISKIVCGPRHAMALSRDGKLFSWGSNFDGEVGTGPTFELITRPTLIAENIGRIKDVAASNYYEKKPCAAITETDVVFMWGQCRDAIIRSPTKTTFSSLDEVFAKVPTQAATCRALRPEQKQTCSSVNAWLNHFFDDTESADFVFSVEGKKIHVHKLILSMRCAYFRSMYKGSWKESSTSEQTINEYSFTAFYNFLKFFYYDKIDLQPGSLAIFELVRLANFYQMEELQEICEKFMKSNTSVGHAALIYETAVQYGFKELEEFSFSFCMKHFSEVAKTDAFNNLQEDIAKKFLLRAAYLGALAYSS
- the LOC135937351 gene encoding RCC1 and BTB domain-containing protein 1-like; its protein translation is MFQGNWKESNESYDLFFAFLRYFYTNQVDLQPDMALELFALAHFYQMPDLQKECMKIIKRGLTVENAALIYDRAILLAAEELKEFVLKFCMEHMNAVVNSDGFKLLKDDVVKDFVLRAAQQGAFKK